The Sulfurovum sp. TSL1 genomic sequence TCAAAGTATGGAACCGATCAAAGATATGACACTTACGTTCACGAGTGATTGAGAGTGCACCTCACGGCAGTGTTGTATATTGGACGAACTGGGCATTATTTGGGTGGAGTAAGGATCAGTTTGCCTAGATACATACAGCTTTTATGGTACTTTTTATGTTTTAGATCATTTTCACCTTTTCCAGCCTGACACGCTGTTCATATCTAAAGAGGTTATATGTCAGGTTTAGAAAATCAATGCATTATGCATAGAGTTGGTCATAAAACCAAAGATGTGTTCTATTCTTGCCCTTATTGCCAATATATGCTTTCAATGTTTGCTTATAGCATCACTAGTTGCATCAACAGAATCAGCAATGAACTACAAATGCTTGGAGAGCTCTTTCAGAAGTTATAATGTGAACTTGAAGCACTTGTCATATCAATGCAACTCTTTATTCAGATACCTGACAATATTTCCGATATTGAAAATATTGTCAAGGGAAATAAAGATCTGCTTTACATTATCGCGGTATTAAGGGTTTATACGCAAAAAGAGTTAGATTTTATGTGCCAAAGTTGAGTTAATTAGTGAAATTTTAAAAATGGTTACATAGAAATTTATACTACATACCCTTATCGCATTTTCCTGTTTCGCACTTCATAACAGAGGTTTCTTTTTTTGGTATCTGAAGGCTATTGTCAGAAGAACATTTTGTACTTAGTCTTCCAGTCTTCCTTACTCGAACACAAGCGTATAACTCTTTGGTTGTCATGGCTTTAAGTACACAGTCCCGCCTATTGTCATCTTCTGTGAGTTGGTTTAAAATATTCATTTTCTTTTTTACCAGTAGAGCAGAACCATCCACCATACTTGCTCCACATTTACCGGCACCACACTTCATGCCACCTTCAGTGAGCGATTTGGTTTTTTCTTTGTCATTACAGCCTGACAATAAAGTTATGGATGCAAGGGCAACAAAGAGTAGGGTTGTAGTTAATAATTTAGGGTTCATTTTCTATCCTTAAGTATTTTTTTGAGTTTATGTTTCTCATACATTTCAAAGAAGATAGGTATAAGAAGTAGGCTAAGTACAGCAGAAGTTACCACTCCACCAATCATTGGTGCAGCAATACGTTTCATTACTTCCGAACCTACACCAGAAGTCATCATTATAGGAAATAATCCTGCTAAAATGGCAAAGACAGTCATAAGCTTAGGTCTTACTCTTTGTACAGCACCTTCATAGATGGCAGCATCTAAATCTTTGAAATTAAATGCGTTTCCTATTTTTTGACGCATTTCATCTACACTTTCCTGTAGATAGACTATCATCACGATGGCAGTCTCTGCAGAAATACCCAGCAAAGCTAGGAATCCGACAATTACGGCGATACTCATATTAAAGTCTAACATTTGTATATAGATAAGTCCTCCTATTAAAGCAAATGGTAGAGTGAAGAAAACAATAAGGGTAGGTATCATAGTTTTAAGTGCAAAATAGATGAGTACTAAAATAACTAAGAGTACTGTGGGGATGATCCATTTGATCTTTTTCATCGCTGATTCAAGATATTCTGACTGTCCTGCCCATTCAAAATAGTATCCTGCAGGCAGCTTTAGATCAGCCAATACTTTCATAGCTTCTTCTTTATAGGTGACAACACTCATCCCTTGTTGTGGAGTAATGTACACAAAGGTCACTGGTGTTGCCATCTCAGATTTGATGACTGAAGCACTCTCTCTGTATTCGACTTTTGCAAAAGTGGAAAGTGGTACAAACCCCAGTGCTGTCTTGACTTGAATGTTACGTATTGCATCTAGATCACGTCTCTCTTCTTCTTCAAAACGCAGTGCAATAGGATAGCGTTCCAAGCCTTTATACATAGTAGTTATTTTTTTACCACCAATGGCAGCTGATGTATACTCTTCTATGAGCGATTTAGATATATTGTAATGTTGAAGGGCTTCTGCATCAATATTGATATCTATAAAGAAACCTGCACTTGCTTGATCTGAGAAGACAGATTGGGTACTTTTCATATCACGTAGTTTATGCTCTATCTCTAGGGCTACTGATTGCAGTCCATCAGAATCTTTTCCAAAGAGTTTGATCCCTATAGGGGTACGGATACCTGAGAGAAGCATATCTATACGTCCACGGATAGGATAGGTCCACGAGTTGACCAACCCAGGTATCTGTAGTGCTTTTTCCATTTCTGCTAAGAGTTTTTCACGTGTCATACCTGGACGCCACTGATCTTTAGGCTTAAAGGTAATGATAGTCTCTAACATACCAAGTGGCGCTGGGTCAGTAGCAGAATCTGCACGGCCTCCTTTACCAAACACAGTGGCTACTTCAGGGAAACTTTTAATGATTGCATCTGTTTTTTGAGTCAGTGCTTTACTTTGATCGACAGAGATCCCATAGGGTGTCACTGGCATATACATCATAGTCTGTTCATCAAGCATTGGCATAAACTCCCAGTTTAACTTTTCATAAAGAGGTTCTGAAAAAGCGAGAAGCCCAATAGCTAGAGCGATAACCACATATTTGAGTTTTAATCCATAAATCAAAATAGGATGGTAAAGCCAAATAAAAAAACGGTTGAGTGGGTTTTTACTTTCAGGGATGATATGCCCTCTAACAAAAAACACCATCAATACTGGTACCAAGGTTACAGAGAGTAATGCACCTGCTGTCATCGCAAAAGTTTTTGTAAATGCCAATGGTGAAAAAAGTAATCCCTCTTGTCCGTTGAGTGCAAAGATAGGTAAAAATGATACCACAACCAAGGCTAAGGCGAAGAAA encodes the following:
- a CDS encoding efflux RND transporter permease subunit, with translation MIEKLISFSVKNRFLVLMATLFLILGSVWAMKNTPLDALPDLSPPQVIVQVTWKGQSPEIIEDQGTYPLVSQFLAISNIETVRGFSTYENALIYIIFKEDTDLYWARSRVLEQLASIQSQLPDTMEVTLGPDASGVGWAYEYALTSKTKTLDELRTLQDYYYKYALMGVDGVSDVATIGGFVPTYQITVNNDALVQYNLSVKDIARTLKENNNDTGGRIVIQNGFEWMVQAKGYIKDLDEIQKLVITTKDGVPLTLGDVGRVEMVPAARRGMADLNGEGEVVGGIVMVRYGEDVYSAINRIKTKMKELEVEDVDIMITYDRSELIEASVETLQHTLLEESIIVVIIIGLFLMHFRSIIIMLIVLPLTIALPFLLMKLFGIGSNIMSLGGIAIAIGAMVDASIVMIENAHKSIHKEETKKGAKLNNAERIAILVKSSQLVGRPIFFALALVVVSFLPIFALNGQEGLLFSPLAFTKTFAMTAGALLSVTLVPVLMVFFVRGHIIPESKNPLNRFFIWLYHPILIYGLKLKYVVIALAIGLLAFSEPLYEKLNWEFMPMLDEQTMMYMPVTPYGISVDQSKALTQKTDAIIKSFPEVATVFGKGGRADSATDPAPLGMLETIITFKPKDQWRPGMTREKLLAEMEKALQIPGLVNSWTYPIRGRIDMLLSGIRTPIGIKLFGKDSDGLQSVALEIEHKLRDMKSTQSVFSDQASAGFFIDINIDAEALQHYNISKSLIEEYTSAAIGGKKITTMYKGLERYPIALRFEEEERRDLDAIRNIQVKTALGFVPLSTFAKVEYRESASVIKSEMATPVTFVYITPQQGMSVVTYKEEAMKVLADLKLPAGYYFEWAGQSEYLESAMKKIKWIIPTVLLVILVLIYFALKTMIPTLIVFFTLPFALIGGLIYIQMLDFNMSIAVIVGFLALLGISAETAIVMIVYLQESVDEMRQKIGNAFNFKDLDAAIYEGAVQRVRPKLMTVFAILAGLFPIMMTSGVGSEVMKRIAAPMIGGVVTSAVLSLLLIPIFFEMYEKHKLKKILKDRK